GGTCAGGAACAATCCGATCACCAAACCGGGCAAGGGCAAATGCCGCCCGGCTCCGGACATAGGCATCGGGATCGGCAAAAAGCGAGAGGAGCGGTTCAACTGCCCGTGTATCACCGATCTCGCCAAGTGCAATCGCCACCTTCCAGCGGACATCCTCATCCGGATCAGTGAGCATCGTGATGAGCGGGCCAACAGCAGGCTTTCCAATCCGGGCAAGGGCTTCTGCTGCCTTCCACCTGAGACCGGAGTAGGCATCGCTCCTGAGGGATTCCACCAGCAGCTCAATGGCTTTTGGATCCCTGAGAAGGCCAAGTGCATCGATGGCAGCATACCTCTGATCCATCTCGCCGTGGGCAAGAACAGAGAGGAGGGATGTGACATCCCCCTGCTTTCGCATCTCCATAATATCCTCCTCCCGCACCATCATCGCCCGGACACGGTACATACCCTCCTGGAGGGTTTCTGAGACCGGGGTTCTGGCTGGCAGTGCTGTGAAGAGAAATGCCGAGAGGACAGCTGTTGCCAGAAACGATCCGGACCGGAGCAGGGCATCGGGTGAAGGCGTTCCCGTCAGGAGGATCTCAGCAGAGATATGGATAAAGGCGAGATAGAGGGCAACAATTGCCCCCGTATACCGGAAATAGTACGCAGCGAAGATGATAACCAGGTAATAGAGATGCGTATAGCCACTCACAATACCTGCTCCCGCATGAAGGATCAGTTCAGCTGCGGATGCAAGAAGAAGACCAAGGATAATGATCGTAACCTGCAGATTGTGGCCACCCTGCTGGTGCATACCTCCCCATATCAGCATCAGGGAATATATGACCATCGGAAACGCCAGGCCGGGAGCCTGCGGGCAGGACCAATCCACGAACCCTAAAAATCGCAGGTTACGCAGGATCTCTCTCTTCTGTTCATGCGCACAGGCAGACGGAACGCCAGCAGATTCCAAATCTGTTTCGGATTTTTTCTGGAAAGCCCGACATGTTGGGGCATCCATCATACCTCCCGAAGCACCAGAGTATAGAGTAAGCAATCCGGTTGCGGCCAAGAGGGGGGGTGTTCACCTGGGCAATGCAATGGCACCCCCCGGGCAATACCGGATTGCACCAGATAAAAAACATAATGGAGGTGAAGAGAAAAAGAAAAGAGATACGGGGTGCCAGGGAGACAGAGCAGACGGAGGCTTCTGTCACACCCTGCACACATTGTTCGATTGGAGTACCTCATCAGCCAGGGTACCTTAATACCTCATCCAATACCTGTCGGATATGACACAGAACCAGCAACACATTTCATTGATGCACCAGCCAGACAGGCACTCTCTCCGTTCTCCTTTTATGTATTCTTTTATTCCATCTCGGATACAGAAGCATAACCAAAACCTTTTCGGGAACTATTCTTATCTCCGGAAGACTGATATGATAGTAATCAATGGTACTATCAGCAGGTGGGATTTCAATTGATGCATCAGCACCGGGGAGCAGATTCAGATCATGGCAGGCAGAGAGGATGTTCTGTGAATAATCTCTCCAGAAAGGCAGAAGATTATCTAGAGGCAATCTACCGGGTTGCCAGCTCAAAAGGGTATGCACGAACAAAAGACGTGGCACTGGAACTTGGTGTCCGGCCTTCAACTGTTGTTGAGATGTTTCGGAAACTCCATTCATTTGGCCTGCTTGAGTACCGGAGATATGAAGGAGTCGTTCTCCGTCCTGAAGGTGAAAAGATCGGCAGAACCGTCCATCTCAGGCACGAGACACTCAAGGAATTTCTCCTCCTCCTCAGGGTTCCTGAACGGGTCGCCGAGGAGGATGCCTGTTTCATGGAACATGAACTCCATCCTGAGACGATCCAGCAGATCAGAACACTCCTTGACTGCCTTGCAGCAGAACCCGATGCAGCAGATGCGCTCAGGCGACACCTGACAGCAGCCCGCCTCAAAGAACTTTAAAGCAACCTTTTTCTCTCACCTGTTCCAATCAGCAGTTATCAGTCAGATGGATATCCAGATCATACTTGTCGGACTCGTACTTGCCGTCACAATTCTGCTCTTCATAAGTGACCGGGTGCGGATCGATCTCGTGGCGATATTCGCGGCACTCTCACTGGCATGGCTTGGCCTCATCAGCCCGATGGAAGCAATCTCAGGGTTTGCCTCAAATGCGGTCATGGCGATGGCTGCGGTGATGATCCTTGGATATGGGATCGAGCGTACCGGAATCACCGCAAAACTTGCCCGCTCGATTATCAGGTATGCGGGTTCGGGGGAGCGGCGGGTCAGCACAACTGTCGGGATGACGGTCGGGCTCTTATCCTCGGTGATGCAGAACATCGGATCTGCCGCACTCTTCCTGCCTGCAATGAGGAGGATCTGCAAACAGACCAGGATACCCGTCTCCCGGCTGATGATGCCGATGGGGTTTGCCGCAATCCTTGGCGGATGCACAACCATGATCGGATCCAGCCCCCTGATCGTCTTAAACGACCTGCTTATCCAGTCAGATGCTGAGCCCTTCGGTCTCTTTGCCGTCACCCCGGTAGGTCTTGCCCTCCTTGTTGCGGGAGTTGCCCTCTTCGCCTTCTTTGGCGACCGGATACTCCCGAAGAAAGAAGAGAAACCTCCCGGCCCATCCATTGCCGAGATCTGGGGGATCGATCATCCGGTCAGGACCTGCAGCCTCCCCCCAAGCTCCCCGTTTGTCGGCAAAACACGGGAAGAGGCGTTCTTCAAGATCCGTTATGGCCTTGACCTCCTGGCGGTCAGGACCTATACAGATATAACAGTCGCCCCATCCCGATCAATCAGGCTTGAGCCAGGACAGGAGCTCGCCTTCCTTGGGTCTGAGGAGCATTTTCAACAGTTTATCAATGATTCGGGCTGCATCCCGTCCGGAGAAGAGAGCAGGCTCAGGGAGATCCTCGATGGCGAGGGGTTTGGGTTTGCCGAGCTCACTGTTGCGCCACGAGCATCAATCATCGGGAAGACCCCGCGTGAGATCGGGTTCCGGCAGCGTTTTTCTGTTGAACCGATCCTCCACTTCTCAGGTGAGACCGAAAACCGTGTCGATTTCTCAGATATCCCGCTCGCACCCGGAGACACCATCGTCGCGTTTGGATCCTGGGACACGCTCCGGCTCCTTGCAGGGAACCGCGATCTGATCCTGCTCACCCACCCGGAAGGTGAAGGGATGCGGTATGGAAAAAGCACACTGGCAGTTCTGATCTTTGCAGCAGCCCTTGGACTCACCCTGACCGGTATTCCTCTTTCAATCGCTCTCCTCACCGGCGCCCTTGCAATGGTGATCACAGGAGTCCTCACGATAGATGAGGCATACCGGGCAATAGAATGGAAGACGATCGTCTTAATCGCAGGGCTTATACCGCTTGGGATCGCGATGGAGAAGACAGGGGCTGCCGCATTACTGGCAGGATCCCTCACAGACGCATTACTCGGCATGCATCCGCTGGTCATCATGGCAGCTGTTGCGGTGCTTGCCACGATCCTCTCCCTGATCATCTCCAATGTGGCGGCAACCGTTCTTCTTGTTCCGCTTGTGATGATCACCGGCGCCGGTACAGGGATCGATCCCCGGGCCCTTGCACTCTTGGTTGCTGTCTGCGCCTCAAACTCGTTCATCCTCCCGACCCACCAGGTCAATGCCCTCTTAATGGGGCCTGGAGGGTACACCACCAGGGACTTCCTCAGGGCAGGGAGTATTATGACCGTGATCTTCATTGTCATCGCCACAACACTCATTTACCTTCTGGTTGCATAGTCGATGTTGAGAGCCTATGATCATCCAGCAGTTTTTCGTGCCCGGCATCGCCCACAGCTCATACATTGTTGCCGGGAACAGGAAATGTGCCGTCATCGACCCTTGCCGTGATGTCGGACCGTATATCGAGTATGCATCGCAGAACGGACTTCAGATAACGCATATCCTTGAGACACACCTTCATGCAGACTTCATCTCAGGCCATCTCGATCTGGCTGAACTGACTGGTGCGACAATCTATGCCCCGAAATCCGGAAAATGCGCTTTTCCGCATAAAGCAGTCGCAGAAGGAGACGAGATTCTGGTAGAGGATATCCGGTTTTCTGTGATCGATACCGCAGGCCATACGCCTGAACATATCTGCTATATCGCAGCCGATCTCGGCCGTGGGGAGAGCCCGGTTGCCCTCTTCTCAGGCGACACCCTCTTTGTCGGGGATGTCGGGAGGCCGGATCTCTTCCCCGGACAATCAGTTGAGCTTGCATCATCTCTCTATGAGAACCTGCATACAAAGATCATGACACTCCCAGACGAAGTCGAGGTCTATCCGGCGCACGGGATGGGATCCCTCTGCGGGAGGGCGATGGCGGCAAAGCGGACAAGCACCATCGGGTACGAGAAGAAATACAATTATGCCCTCAATATCGCGACAAAAGAGGAGTTCATCCACGCCCTCACTTCAGACATGCCTGCTGCACCCGACCACTTTGCCCGCTGTTCCGAGATCAACAGGACAGGACCTGCCCTGATGCGGACACTTGATCAGCCCGGACCAGTTGATCCAAAACCATTTCTGGAAAAGATCCAAAGCGGCGCTCTCCTCCTGGATACACGGAGCTATCCAGCCTTCTCAGGGCTGCATATCCCGGATGCCTGGCATATCGATCTCTCCGGGAACTTTGCCACGCAGGCGGGCTGGGTGCTCCCTCCTGAGAGGGAGATTCTCCTGGTTGTTGAGGAGAAACGGCAGGCAGAAGAGGCAGCGCTCCAGCTCAGGCGGGTTGGGTTTGACAGAATCAGCGGATTCCTCAGCGGTGGGATGCTTGCCTGGGGTACAGCCGCACTCCCGGTGAGCCGGGTGCCGGTGCTATCGCCTGAAGAGGCTGATGCAGAGGTCAAATCCGGCACAGCAACCCTGATAGATGTCCGGTCCCAGGAGGAGTGGGATGCTGCCCATGCCGAAAAGTCGATCCATATCCCCTGGCATGATCTCAGAATACGGTATGAGGAACTCGATGCAGAGGGATCATATATCGTGATGTGCCGGGGCGGCCAGCGTGCCAGTATCGCTGCAAGCATCCTGAAGATGAAACAAATTGAAAGGGTCGCAAACCTCGGCGGCGGCTACACCGCATACAGCCGGGCCGGGTTTGCACCCTAGAATATCAGTGAGTGAGGGTTCCTATGCTTGAATGGTTCACAGCGGCGACCTGGTCGCCCTATATCGTCGGGGCGGGGATTGGTGTTCTGATATGGTTCACCTTCCTCCTCTCTGACCGGCCCCTTGGGGCATCGACAGCCTATGCAAAGACCGCCGGGATGGTTGAGACGGCTCTCTCACGGGAGAAGGCAGAATCCATGCCCTATTACCAGAAGTTCACGCCGACTGTTGACTGGCAGTGGATCCTTGTTATCGGGATAGTCATCGGCGCCTTTCTCTCGGCGGTTCTCTCAGGCACATTCTCGGTGATCACGGTGCCGCCGCTCTTTGCAGGGGCGTTTGGGACAGATATGATCTTCCGGGGGATAGTCGCGCTTGCAGGCGGCATCCTGATGGGGCTTGGCGCCCGGTGGGCAGGCGGCTGCACCTCCGGCCACGGCATATCCGGGACACTCCAGTTATCGCTTGCAAGCCTGGTTGCTGCAATCTGCTTCTTTGCAGGGGGCATCCTGGTCGCCGGGATGATCTATGGGTTCACATTCATCTGAGGAGGGAAAGAGAATGGGTTTTGATGAACTGAGATCCAATAAAAGTGCCCAGGTTCTCCTCGGGCTCTTCTTCGGCATCATATTCGGCTTCCTCCTCCATAAAGGCGGGGTGACACAGTATGACGTGATACTCGGCCAGCTCCTCCTCACCGACTTCACGGTTGTGAAGGTGATGCTCTCGGCTGTTCTGGTTGGGATGATCGGGATCCATATACTGAAGGCAGCAGGGCTTGTCAGGCTCCATTACAAGGTGGGATCTGCTGGAGCCACCATTCTCGGCGGCCTGATCTTCGGCGCCGGGTTTGCGATCCTCGGATACTGTCCGGGTACGGTCGCAGGCGCGGTGGGTTCAGGTGCAGCTGATGCACTCATCGGCGTAATCGGTATTGTGATCGGGGCTGCAGTCTTTGCCCGCTTCTACCCGGTACTTGACCGGAACATCCTGAACAAGGGCGTCTTCCCGGCCGAGACGATCCCGGAGCTCCTGGGGGTTCGGCCGGGTATCATTGTCGCAGTCTTTTCGATCTGTATTGTCGGGATACTGTACGTGCTCAGGATGATCGGATTCTGAGATGAGAAAAAAAATGAGAACGGGGGGAGCTAGTTCCGTCTTCCCTCGATCTCAATTCCTGCTACCGGGATGGTTGCGCCACTCTCCCCGGACTGGTGGTACAGCGTTTGATATATCCCCATCAGTGCCGAGACGAACTGGTCAGAGACACTCCGATCGAGACGTGAGACGAGCGGGTGCCAGGTCTTCTCCACCCATGCAGCAAACGATGATTCATCAGGAAACGTGAGCAGGCGCTCTATTCTCTCAAGGCTGAGAAGATAGAACCCTGCATCTTCGCAGAGCTCCATTGCCTCATCCTCGGTCACCAGGGAATATGGGAAGGAATACTCCCTGAAGTACCCACTCCATGCCGGATCGTTCAGGAGGGCGGATATCTCCCTGACCACCTCTTCTGACAGGCCGTCTGCATCCAGCCAGATAAGGATACGCCCCTCGGGAGAGAGGGCTGTATAGAGAGCCTCATATGCTTTTTTCGGATTCACTGCCCAGTTTAATGCATACTGGGAGAAGATGGTATCAAACTCTCCAGAAAAGTGCATCTTTTCAATATCTGATGCAATGAACGTGATATTCTGGTACCGGTTACGGAGGAAGAGGTCACCCGGATCCCGGGTAAGTCCAGGAGACAGACCCACCACGCTGCCTCTCGACAGGCATGCAGCAAGTGCAGCAGTCTCCAACGCATCAGCCGATCCGCAGTGCAGAAGCCGTTCATGCCCTTTCAGGGCGAG
The Methanocalculus natronophilus genome window above contains:
- a CDS encoding HEAT repeat domain-containing protein — its product is MHQQGGHNLQVTIIILGLLLASAAELILHAGAGIVSGYTHLYYLVIIFAAYYFRYTGAIVALYLAFIHISAEILLTGTPSPDALLRSGSFLATAVLSAFLFTALPARTPVSETLQEGMYRVRAMMVREEDIMEMRKQGDVTSLLSVLAHGEMDQRYAAIDALGLLRDPKAIELLVESLRSDAYSGLRWKAAEALARIGKPAVGPLITMLTDPDEDVRWKVAIALGEIGDTRAVEPLLSLFADPDAYVRSRAAFALARFGDRIVPDLIRQVSSDDPHVRFSAVSALGEIGSEESVPGLAAALFDPVDRVKAEAAAALHQIGSPAIPALAEILDSASPERLQRLFADPGVAERLAVLFDAADEPTRQRIAPLLDRIGECSISSPPGELNDEDV
- a CDS encoding DUF6691 family protein, whose product is MGFDELRSNKSAQVLLGLFFGIIFGFLLHKGGVTQYDVILGQLLLTDFTVVKVMLSAVLVGMIGIHILKAAGLVRLHYKVGSAGATILGGLIFGAGFAILGYCPGTVAGAVGSGAADALIGVIGIVIGAAVFARFYPVLDRNILNKGVFPAETIPELLGVRPGIIVAVFSICIVGILYVLRMIGF
- a CDS encoding MBL fold metallo-hydrolase, with translation MIIQQFFVPGIAHSSYIVAGNRKCAVIDPCRDVGPYIEYASQNGLQITHILETHLHADFISGHLDLAELTGATIYAPKSGKCAFPHKAVAEGDEILVEDIRFSVIDTAGHTPEHICYIAADLGRGESPVALFSGDTLFVGDVGRPDLFPGQSVELASSLYENLHTKIMTLPDEVEVYPAHGMGSLCGRAMAAKRTSTIGYEKKYNYALNIATKEEFIHALTSDMPAAPDHFARCSEINRTGPALMRTLDQPGPVDPKPFLEKIQSGALLLDTRSYPAFSGLHIPDAWHIDLSGNFATQAGWVLPPEREILLVVEEKRQAEEAALQLRRVGFDRISGFLSGGMLAWGTAALPVSRVPVLSPEEADAEVKSGTATLIDVRSQEEWDAAHAEKSIHIPWHDLRIRYEELDAEGSYIVMCRGGQRASIAASILKMKQIERVANLGGGYTAYSRAGFAP
- a CDS encoding SLC13 family permease; this translates as MDIQIILVGLVLAVTILLFISDRVRIDLVAIFAALSLAWLGLISPMEAISGFASNAVMAMAAVMILGYGIERTGITAKLARSIIRYAGSGERRVSTTVGMTVGLLSSVMQNIGSAALFLPAMRRICKQTRIPVSRLMMPMGFAAILGGCTTMIGSSPLIVLNDLLIQSDAEPFGLFAVTPVGLALLVAGVALFAFFGDRILPKKEEKPPGPSIAEIWGIDHPVRTCSLPPSSPFVGKTREEAFFKIRYGLDLLAVRTYTDITVAPSRSIRLEPGQELAFLGSEEHFQQFINDSGCIPSGEESRLREILDGEGFGFAELTVAPRASIIGKTPREIGFRQRFSVEPILHFSGETENRVDFSDIPLAPGDTIVAFGSWDTLRLLAGNRDLILLTHPEGEGMRYGKSTLAVLIFAAALGLTLTGIPLSIALLTGALAMVITGVLTIDEAYRAIEWKTIVLIAGLIPLGIAMEKTGAAALLAGSLTDALLGMHPLVIMAAVAVLATILSLIISNVAATVLLVPLVMITGAGTGIDPRALALLVAVCASNSFILPTHQVNALLMGPGGYTTRDFLRAGSIMTVIFIVIATTLIYLLVA
- a CDS encoding YeeE/YedE thiosulfate transporter family protein — its product is MLEWFTAATWSPYIVGAGIGVLIWFTFLLSDRPLGASTAYAKTAGMVETALSREKAESMPYYQKFTPTVDWQWILVIGIVIGAFLSAVLSGTFSVITVPPLFAGAFGTDMIFRGIVALAGGILMGLGARWAGGCTSGHGISGTLQLSLASLVAAICFFAGGILVAGMIYGFTFI
- a CDS encoding class I SAM-dependent methyltransferase, with translation MYQIEGDNLPQTITPEVLFRKAILRLALKGHERLLHCGSADALETAALAACLSRGSVVGLSPGLTRDPGDLFLRNRYQNITFIASDIEKMHFSGEFDTIFSQYALNWAVNPKKAYEALYTALSPEGRILIWLDADGLSEEVVREISALLNDPAWSGYFREYSFPYSLVTEDEAMELCEDAGFYLLSLERIERLLTFPDESSFAAWVEKTWHPLVSRLDRSVSDQFVSALMGIYQTLYHQSGESGATIPVAGIEIEGRRN
- a CDS encoding metal-dependent transcriptional regulator; its protein translation is MHQHRGADSDHGRQRGCSVNNLSRKAEDYLEAIYRVASSKGYARTKDVALELGVRPSTVVEMFRKLHSFGLLEYRRYEGVVLRPEGEKIGRTVHLRHETLKEFLLLLRVPERVAEEDACFMEHELHPETIQQIRTLLDCLAAEPDAADALRRHLTAARLKEL